AAGTTAATAGAACTTAGAAAAACATATGATGTAATTACAGAAGGAGAATATGCTATTTTGGATAAAAATGACCCTAAAATTTGGGCATATACTCGTACTACAGAAAGTGAAGTACTACTTGTTATAAATAACTTCTATGGAGAAGAAATAACGTACTCTGTACCAGCGCACGTTCAATTAGATGGAATGAAACAAGAAGTACTACTGTCGAATTATAAAGATGCTAGCAAGGATATTGCAAAACTTAACTTAAGACCATATGAATCAATTGTGTATCGATATACGAAATAAAAAGGTTGTATGCCCATGCGGCATACAACCTTTTTATTTTAGGACACCACTGTACAAAATGTTTACCTCTACCTCAGGTTTGAATTTTACTTTTGCATAATCTTTATTCCAATTTTTCTTCTTCCATAAGTCAGGGTGGTAGGCGATAAGGTGTCTGCCGATACCGAAAGCATCACAGTTTGCTTTTTGTAACTTTTTCGTTATCTTTTTAGCTTCTTTCGTAAGTTGTTTAGACAATTCTTTATTTAGTTTTTTTCTTTCATCCATTTTGTAAAGATTATCTCTCGGAGCTTCAAGCGCTATAACTTTTAGTTGGAGCTTAATGTGAGCATAAACATTTCCTTTTTTATCTGTTGTTATTTTTAAGTCTCGTTTTAACTTTCGGTTGCTAATTTCCATTGTTAAATAATCAGATGTTTTCTCTGATTCATCGCTAGTAAGCTTCTGGGTTATACGGGCACTTGTTCCCATTTTTCCGGTTAATAATACGAATAAAACAGATTGTTTCAAAGGTAAATGCCCAGTTAATTTATCATTGTTAAATAAAGCTAGACCGTTTGTAATCACTTCTTTTCCTTTTATTTTTATAGAAGGGAGGGTAAAGTCTTTACCGGGATCTAACATTTTTGTAGCAGCTGTCTCTAAAGTTTCTTTTGGAAATACACTCATATCTTCTAAGCTTTTCACTTTTTTCTTTAGAAAATCTCCAATTAGTAAATTTCCTACTTTCTTTTTTTCTAGTATCTCGGATGTTTCACCATCTACTGCAATAAGTTTTACTAAAGCAGTTGGGTTTGTTGGGTCCCGAAAGCTGACATCTAAATAAGGTAATATACCTTTTTTTAGGATTTTGGTTCCTAGTAATTGAACACCATATTTAAAATAACGAATATTCCCAGTAACATTTTTTTTTAGGGCATCGCTTGTATCCCTTATGTTATGCCCCGTTGCTGAATGTATTTCATTTTCGAATGAAGATTGCTCTCCGCTTGAACTTTTTACGAGCTCGATTGTTTGCTGGAGTTGATTCTCTTCCGTAATATCAGATCCAATACTATAAGCTAACCTTGCCTCCCTTAATGGTTCTTGATCCCAGCATCCAGAAAGGAGGGAACTAGTACATAATACAAAAAGTAATTTAACTCTTTTTTTGAACATACTGTTCTCCTTTCTTATTTCGTATCACAGAATAAAGTAGAAATAAAAGAGGAAGGACAACTATGAAAATATAGGTGAACTTATCAGTGAAAGTTGAGATTACTTTTAATTCTTCAGGTGTATCTATAAATAAGGCTACACTAAAAGCAATAATACCAATGATTGGAACAGCTTTTTTATGATTAGCAAGATTGAATATATGTCCTATTCCGATTGAAGCAGCGCAATAATAACTAGCGATAGAAGCTGCAACAGTTATCATCCAAATTGGTATAAATAGTAAATCAGTTCGGTCTATAATTCCGATATGTAAGGAGCGTAATAAGTAAGCAACTGGTTCTGGAATAAGCTCAATTTGTTTTGGACTAAATACGATAAAGCAAATCCAAACAGTAAAAGTATAAAAAAGTGTTACAAATCCATTAGCGATAGAAATGGCCTTCAGTTTTGCGACAGAACTGCCATTTACTTTTGGAAAAGCGATAAGAATGATTTCAAAACCATACATGGCTGTAATTGTTTCCTTGGATGCTTGAATTATATTCCACCAGCCGGCTTCTGTAATGGGAAAAATATAAGAGAAATCAGCTCGGGAAAGCCCTAGAGCAATTAAAAGGGCCATTGGAATAATGAGGATAGAGGCCATGACATAAAATCGTACGATGACTTTAAAAGTGTTATAAGCTACATAACAACAAGCTATTGTAAATAGCATGAGAATGGCAGACCAAGGAGTAGCTTGTAATATCCATACTTTAATGACATTACAAGCATTCAACATAACCGTCATACCAATAAGCGTAAAATAAAAAACATAAGCAAAACCTAATAGTTTTCCAAACTTATTACCAAATAGCATACAAACGCTTTCATACATATCTGCATCAGGAAATCGCTTTAAGAAAAGCCACATAAGTAAAATAATAAGTTGAATTGCAAGCCCAGCGACGAGAGCGGAAATCCATCCACCTCCTTTTGCTATTGGGTGAAGACGGTTAGGTAGAGAAAGGATACCAACTCCGATTTGGCATTGAATAACGAAAAAGGTAAATTGAACGAGCGAAATTTTACTTTGCGTGTTTGTCACCGTCCTCATCCTCTCTCGTTACATGTTGTCGTTGCATTTTTTTCGGTTTTGGATCATGTGGTCGTTCCCAAAACGACCAAATTGGAAGTCTTACGAAAGAATCTTTCATATCTTTTATCCGCATCGGGGCAACAGGAGAAAGATATGGCGTATGAAATGAATGTAATTGACATAAATGAACGAAAGTTATAATTAGACCGAATGATATTCCGACGTATCCGAATATAGCAGCAAGAATCATTAATGGAAAACGAAGAATTCGAACTGCTGAACTCATATCGTTTGATGGAACGAGAAAAGATGAGATGGCAGTTAAAGCTACAACAATAATCATCGTATAAGAAACAAGTCCAGCTTTTACAATTGCATCACCAATTACTAAACCACCTACAATACCGATTGTTTGTCCAACTCGGCTTGGTAAGCGAATACCAGCTTCCCGTAATAATTCAAAGATTAATTCCATTAAGAGAGCTTCAAAAATAGGAGGAAGTGGTACTTTCTCTAATGAAGCTTTAATTGTATACACAAGTTCGAGCGGCAATACATCAGGATGAAAGGCTACGGTTGCGATATATATAGCTGGTAAGAGAAAAGCAATCAAGAAACTCACTAAGCGAATCATTCGGACGAAAGAACCGACAATCCAGCGGTTATTATAATCGTCTGGTGATTGATAGAAAGCAAATAACGTAACAGGAACGATAAGCGCTGTGGGATCTCCATCAGATAAAATAGCAACTCGTCCTTCCATTAAATTTGCAGCGGTCCTATCTGGACGCTCTGTATTTAATTGCTGCGGAAATGGTGAGAAAGACGTATCCTCTATAAATTCTTGTATATATCCTGGAGGCATAAGTGCATCTGTCTTAATCGTTTCTAACCTTCTTTTTACTTCTGTAACTAAATCGTCATTCGCTATGTTTTGCATATAAGCAATTGCCACTTTCGTATGCATTTCTTCACCAAGTGTGAAATATTTAACGACGATATTTGGACTTTTTATGAGCTTACGAATCGAAGCTAAATTAGTTGCTAGATCCTCTACAAAACCAGTATGTGGACCGCGCACAATCCCTTCATTATCAGGCTCTGCTATATCTCGCTTTAAAGATAAAGCTGTTTCGAAAATAAAAAAACTGTCGACGTGTTCATGAAAATATAAGGATTTACCTTGTAATAAAAGCTGCACACCATAATTTAAATTCGTTTCTTTTTTCATATTTAATGTAGAAAAAGCTTTATCTAAAGATAAATCCGATCGCGTTAATAATGGCTCAAGAGCTAATTGATGAATTAGATTTGGGTCTGCTAAAGATTCGATATATATGATTATTCCTTTTCCGTTTTGAAAAGGGAGATCTAATTTTTTTATATCATCAGAATGAGAAAGTTTATTTTCAATGTAATTAATGTTCTCAGGGAGTGATGGAAACATATGCTTTTGGCCCGTACTCTCTTGTTGTTCTTTTTTCTCTCTCACAATTTCCACCTCTTTTAGATAAAGTTACTTCTGTTAATTTTTGCTTTTTGTGAGAAATTTATGCTTGGATTATTTTTGACAAAGTAGCTTGAAAGTTACGTTACGTCATCTTTTATACTATAGAAAATAGGGTATAGGGGATGATATAAATGACTTTGAGGGATATGTGGGGATGGAAAGAAATTTTATATTTATTTATGTTTGTATTTGTTATTGTTCCAGTAACTGTTGAATCTCTTTTTTATAAATATATTTTAGAAATGATAGGTAACTCACTATATGCTGGAGTATTAATGGGCTTTATAATGGCAGTGATATTTACTACTGTAGTTTATCTTTTTTGTATCAAAAGATATAAACTCTCGTGGAAAGATATTGGAATTCGGAAGCTTTCATGGAAAGATCTTTTATGGACAGTTGGAGCGGTTATTTTCTTAATTGTAGCTAGTATTGCTGTATTAGTGATAATGGAGAAAATGGGTATTTCCTTTGAAAATAGTAAGACGGAGACGGTCCAAAATGATAAATCAATCTATTCATTCTGTATCGTGGTAATTGGAGCAGCAATTATATCACCAATCTATGAAGAGATTTTATATCGAGGTGTTTTTTATACATTTTTTCGTGATAGATATGGCATGTGGGGCGGTATGTTTATTAGTTCCATAATATTTACCGTTGTCCATATCCCTACATATAACACATTACTGGTGAATTTTTTGAGTGGGGTAGTATTTGCATGGTTATATGAGAAAACAAATTCTATTTTATCAGCTATGATTGCCCACGCATTATTCAATTTCATAGCAGTACTTCTAACATTTGTGTCGAATTAAGAAGATATATAGGAGGGATATATATGGAAATAGCTGTAGAACGTGTTTTTACGAAAGAGATTTTAAAAAGAGCAGTGAATTTGTTTCATGTAACAGTAGAAGAAAAGCCACTTGGAGATTTTGAGAATTATATTTTTAAGGCGAAGGGTGATAATGATGAAGATTATGTATTACGTTTAACACATTCTTCTCATCGTTCTAAACAAGAGGTAGAGGCTGAACTAGATTTTTTACGATATGTTGCGGAGAATGGGGCAAAGGTAGCAGGACCTCTTTATTCAACGTCTCGAAATCTCGTAGAAGAAATCGTAGCAGAGGATGGGACTTTCTTTTTCGCTTCTTTATTTATATATGCAAAAGGTGAGCAAGTAAAAGGAGCAGAATCGCCTTATTGGGGAGATGCTTATTTTGAAGCGTGGGGAAAAGCGATTGGGCAACTGCATCGCCTTACAATGGATTATCCTAAAACAGACTACCGTGATACGTGGGAAGAAGACGAAAGTGGAATTGTTAATGAATTAGAAGATGGTCAAGTGAAAGAGATTGCAGCAGTATTAATGGATGAAATTAAGGCTCTTCCAGTTGAAAGAGAAACGTTCGGTCTTATGCACGGTGATATTCATCAAGGTAATTTTCATTATGATGGTAAAGAGCTAACAATCTTTGATTTTGATGATGCTGCTTATAATTACTTTATACATGATTTAGCGATGGTTTTATACTACTCTGTTCTATTTACACCGTGGACAGCAGAAGAGAAGACAGATTTTGCTCGTAAACAGTTACAAGTGTTACGAAAAGGATATGAGTATGAGCACAGGCTGGCGGATAGTTGGTATGAATCGTTACCACTATTTTTACGTTTACGTGATATAGGTTTATATGGAACGCTTCAAAAGAAGTTTAAAGGGAAAGATATGCCTGATAACTTCTTGAAATTATCAGAAGAGCTATACGAAAGAATTATTAAAAGAGAAGCAATTGTGAATATATAATACATTTAGTTCAAAACAAAGTATATAAAACAAATATATACTTTGTTTTTTTATACAAAAATATGTTTACTTTATTAAAATAATATTGTCCTAGATTCGGTATACACTTATAATTTTATATATATTCTGAATATTCTTTATAAATAAGGAGGGGGAATGGTGGAAGCTTTCGTAAATTGGTTAAATAATATTGTTTGGAGTCCAGCACTTGTTTATTTATGTTTAGGAGTAGGTTTATATTTTTCCATTCGAACGAAGTTTTTACAAGTAAGGCACGTAGGAGAAATGGTTAAGCTGACATTTCAAGGAGAAAAATCAGAAGCTGGTGTTTCTTCATTCCAAGCGTTAGCACTTTCGTTATCAGGACGCGTTGGAACAGGAAATATTGCTGGGGTAGCAACCGCGGTTGCATTCGGTGGACCAGGAGCTGTATTTTGGATGTGGGCAGTAGCCTTTTTAGGGGCAGGATCAGCTTATGTAGAATCAACACTCGCGCAAATATATAAGACGAAACATCAAGGGCAGTTTCGTGGTGGACCTGCTTATTACATCGAAAAAGGTCTAGGTGTGAAATGGTATGCTTTAGTATTCGTTGCAGCGACAATTCTTGCAACTGGGCTTTTATTACCGGGCGTGCAAGCAAATAGTATTGCTGTAAGTTTAGAAACGGCTTTTGGTATTAATACTACCGTATCAGGGGCTATATTAGTTGTCGTATTAGCTCTTATCATTTTCGGTGGAGTAAAGCGAATTGTTAACGTAGCGCAAGTTGTCGTACCGTTTATGGCAGTAGGTTATATATTAGTAGCTTGCGTCATTGTTGCTATGAATATTGAAAAATTGCCAGAAGCATTTATGTTAATTATAAGAAGTGCATTTGCATTAGAAGCTGCTTTCGGTGGTATTATCGGTTTAGCAATCTCTTGGGGGGTAAAACGTGGTATTTATTCCAATGAAGCAGGACAAGGGACTGGACCACACGCAGCAGCTGCAGCCGAAGTATCACATCCAGCTAAGCAAGGTTTAGTACAAGCATTTTCCGTTTACATTGATACATTATTTGTTTGTTCAGCAACAGCATTTATGATGATTATTACAGGCATGTATAACGTATTTGATGCAAGCGGAAAAAACTTTATCGTTAATAAACTAAACGGCGCTCAGCCAGGACCAGGATATACACAGGCGGCGGTAGAATCTGTTTTCCCTGGATTTGGAAATGGTTTCGTTGCAATCTCGTTATTATTCTTCGCGTTTACAACAATTATGGCGTATTACTACATTGCAGAAACGAATATCGCGTACTTAAATCGTGATAAAGACCGTCCTTGGATGTCTATGGTATTAAAATTTGTATTTTTAGGAGCTGTATTCTACGGTTGTATAAAAACAGCAGCAACGGCTTGGGCTTTAGGTGATATCGGTGTAGGGATTATGGCATGGGTAAATATCATTGCGATTTTATTGTTACAAAAACCTGCATTAGTTGCATTAAAGGATTATGAAAAGCAGAAGAAAGAAGGAAAAGATCCAGTATTTGATCCAGGGCCATTGGGAATTAAAAATGCTGATTTCTGGGAACATGAATACGGAAAAGATAAGAAAGAAGAAGTATCTTAACTTAATAGAATAGAAATGAAAAAGCAAAGGGAAAATGCCTTTGCTTTTTTTTATGGACAAAATGAGGCTGGAAGTTATTTTTTTGCCTATTTTTGAATATAAAAAGAATGTACATGCTTTGTTAGGGGAAGGAGGGAGTATGTTGATAGAGTTTCGTAACGTAAATAAATATTATGGCAACTTTCAAGTTTTAAAAGATATTAATGTGCAAGTGAAAAAAGGTGAAGTAGTAGTTGTTGTTGGGCCTTCAGGATCAGGGAAAAGTACATTACTCCGGTGTATAAACCAGTTAGAGTCAATTACAGATGGAGAGTTAATTGTACAAAATACAGAGGTACACAATGCGAAAACAGATATGAATGAATTACGCCGAAATATTGGAATGGTCTTTCAACATTTTTATTTATATCCACATAAAACTGTTCTTCAAAATATTACACTAGCACCTATTAAAGTAAATAAAATTTCAAAAGAGGAAGCTGAGAAAACAGCAATGTTTTATTTAGAGAAAGTAGGAATCCCTGAAAAGGCCAGTGTATATCCACATCAATTATCTGGTGGACAACAGCAACGGGTGGCAATTGCTAGAGGACTTGCGATGCAGCCGGAAATTATGCTATTCGATGAGCCTACGTCTGCTCTTGATCCAGAGATGATCGGGGAAGTACTTGATGTTATGAAAACGCTAGCTAAAGAAGGGATGACGATGGTCGTTGTCACGCATGAAATGGGATTTGCTAGAGAGGTAGCAGATAGGATCTTATTTATGGATGATGGCCAAATTATTGAAGATACAACACCGGCGAACTTTTTTGCAAACCCTGAACAAGAAAGAGCCCGTTTATTTTTAAGTCGGGTACTAAATCATTAGAGGAGGAATTTCATGCTTAAAATGAAAAAGTTATTTACTTTAATCGTATTTTCATGTTTATTCGTGCTTGTTGTTGCTGGATGCGGAAGTAAAAAAGATGAGGCGAAAGAAACGAATACGAAGCAAGGCGGGGCCGTTGAGCAAATTAAGAAGCGCGGGAAACTAGTAGTTGGGGTGAAGAATGATACGAACTTATTTGGATTGAAAAACCCTTCCACAGGGCAGGTAGAAGGATTTGATGTTGATGTTGCAAAGGCGCTTGCCAAAAAAATTCTCGGAGATGAAAAGAAACTAGAATTAAAAGAAGTAACGTCTAAAACACGTATTCCACTACTGAAAAATGGTGACATTGATGCAATTATCGCAACAATGACAATTACGGAAGAACGTAAAAAAGAGGTCGATTTTTCAGATGTATATTTTAAAGCAGGGCAATCGTTACTCGTGAAAAAAGGGAGCGAAATTAAAAGTATTGATGATGTGAAAAAGGGTGTGAAGGTGTTAGCCGTAAAAGGTTCAACATCGACAAATAATATTCGTCAAAAGTCACCGGAAGCGACTGTATTAGAATTTGAAAATTACAGTGAGGCATTTACGGCGTTAAAAGCAGGAAAAGGTGATGTTTTAACGACAGATAATGCAATTCTTTACGGCATGGCAAAACAAGATTCAAATTATGAAGTTGTAGGGAAAATTTTTACGGATGAGCCGTACGGAATCGCAGTGCAAAAAGGTGCAGATGATTTAACGAAAGAGATTAATAGCTTGTTAAAAGATATGAAAGAGAATGGAGAATACGATAAATTGTATGAGAAATGGATTGGGCAAAAACAAGAGAAGTAAAGTGAAACTTTAATTAGTGGGGCTTTATTCCTATTGAAGAGTAAGAGTGAGAGGATGAGGGATGCTCATCCTCTTCTTGTAAAGAAAGAGGGGAGAATATGTGCCTGATTTTTCTATATTAACGAATAACATTGATATGTATTTAGAAGGGTTTAAATATACAGTTATGTCTAGTGTAATTGCATTGATAGGTAGTTTTATTTTAGGAGTAATTTTGGCAGTAATGCGTATTGCACCTATTCGCATTTTAAATTGGATAGGATCAGCTTTTGTGGAGTTTGTAAGAAATATTCCACTTGTATTAATTGCATTTATATTCTATTTTGCTTTACCTGTAATAGGAATTACTTTAAATGGTTTTGTAGCAGGAACAGTTACGCTTACGGTATATACGGCAACTTTTATTGCAGAAGTAATTCGCGCTGGTATTTTATCAGTTGCGAAAGGGCAGATGGAAGCTGCTCGCTCTTCAGGGCTAACGTATGTGCAGGCGATGTATTATGTTGTCTTACCCCAAGCAGTGAAAATTGTAGTTCCCCCTTTAGGAAACCAGTTTCTCAATTTAGTTAAAAACTCCTCAATACTTGGAATTATTGCTGGTGCTGATTTAATGTATCAAGGAGATTTAATTTCAACGAAGACGTTTGTTACGTTTGATGTTTATATATTTGTCGGGATGTTTTATTTAATATTAACAATTCCGCTCAGTATGCTAGTGCGTTATTTAGAAAAACGCTTAGCAAAGGAGGCGGTGTAAATGGATTTCAAGGGAGCAATTACAGGAGATCATATTCTATTTTTATTAAAAGGATTACTTATAACATTAGAGGTAGCGCTCATAGCAATTGTACTTAGTTTTATTATTGGAAGTGTAATCGGTATATTGCGCTACACGAAAATACCTGTCGTCTCACAAGTATTAGGAGTTATAGTTGAAGTGATTCGAAACTTACCACTACTGTTAATTATATTTTTCACGTATTTTGCACTTCCAGAAGCAGGCTTGAAATTAGAAATTATAACAGCTGCAATTGTTGCTTTAACAATATTTGAGGCAGCAATGATATCTGAAATTGTTAGAAGTGGTCTATTGTCTATTGAAAAAGGGCAGGTTGAAGCTGCAAGATCTTCGGGATTAACGTATGTTCAAGCGCTTTGGCATATTATTTTGCCACAAGCATTAAGGAGAATGGTTCCGCCGCTTGTCAGTCAATTTATTTCATTGCTGAAGGATACGTCGCTAGCGGTTGTTATATCACTCCCTGAGCTTATGCATAATGCTCAAATTATTAGCGGGCAAAATGTGAATTACATGATTCCGACGTTTATAGTAGTAGCTTGTATGTACTTTATCGTAAATTATAGTTTATCAATTTTATCGAGAAGATTAGAACTCCGTTGACTCTTACAATATATGTAAGGGTTTTTCCTTGTTTCTCCTTATTTTCCTCTAAATAGAATCTAAATCTTGCAATAATTCGATTTTTATATTGTTTTATCAGAAAAGTTTTAATTTTATATAGAAAATGTAATCGCTTTCGTGTATATTTTTATTATCAGAAAATTTTAACAGGATATAGGGGTATGGTAGGGGGAGGATTTAGATGCAGCAACCAACGAATGAGAAATTACATCGTACGATGAAGAGTAGACATTTATTTATGATCGCACTTGGTGGTGTAATCGGAACTGGTTTCTTCTTAGGTTCAGGTTACACCATTAATCAGGCTGGACCAGGGGGAGCCATCCTTTCATATTTAGTAGGCGGATTTATTATGTATTTAACAATGCTTTGTCTTGGAGAGTTAACGGTAGCGATGCCGGTTTCAGGATCTTTCCAAAAGTATGCGACGAAGTTTATTGGACCAGGAACGGGCTTTATGATTGGCTGGTTATACTGGCTCGGCTGGGCAGTAACAGTGGGTCTAGAATTAACGTCAATCGGTTTAATGATGAAAAGATGGTTTCCAAATGTTGATGTTTGGGTATGGTGCCTTGTATTCGGCGTTATTTTATATGCTTCAAACGCAATTTCGGCGAAAAGTTATGCTGAATTAGAATTTTGGTTCTCTAGTATTAAAGTAATTACAATTCTTGCATTTGTTGTGCTTGGTGGTAGTGCATTATTAGGATTTATATCATATGACGGAAAAGAAGCAGCACCTCTTTTCTCTAACTTTGTAAGCAATGGTGGACTTTTCCCGAATGGACTAGCTGCCGTATTACTTACAATGATTACAGTTAACTTCTCGTTCCAAGGAACAGAGTTAATCGGAATTGCAGCGGGAGAAAGTGAAAATCCAGAAAAAACAATTCCACGTGCGATTCGTAATACAGTATGGCGCATTATGTTATTCTTCATTTTAACAATGACGATTTTAGTAGGATTAATTTCTTGGAAAGAAGCAGGCGTAATTGAAAGTCCATTCGTAGTCGTATTTGATAAAATTGGTATTCCATACGCAGCTGATATTATGAACTTCGTTATTATTACTGCGTTATTATCTGTAGCGAACTCTGGATTATATGCAGCGACGCGTATACTATGGTCACTTGCAAATGAGGGAATGGCACCAACTTCCTTCCAGAAAGTAAATAAGCGTGGTATTCCAATTACAGCGCTAGTCGTAACGATTGCGGTAGCTGGATTATCTCTATTCACAAGTTTCCTTGCAGAAGATACAGTATACATGTATTTATTATCGATAGCTGGTTTATCGGCTGTTTCAAGTTGGATCATTATTGCTCTATCGCAACTTCGCTTTAGAAGTCAGTATATAAAAGGCGGAGGAAAGTTAGAGGACTTAAAGTATAGAACACCACTATACCCAATTGTCCCGATTTTAGCCTTAATTACAAATAGCATTGTTGTTATTAGTTTAGCGTTTATTCCTGAACAAAGAATGGCGTTATACTGTGGTATTCCATTTATCATTTTCTGCTATATATATTATTATATTAGTAAGAAACGGCAGAAACCGATGAAAGTGGAGATGGAAAAAACAAATGAAACTAACAATCAAACACGATGATATAGAAGCAGATTTATCGTATGGTCAATTAGCGATTGGAAAAGAAAACGGGTATTCACCGTTACAATTACTCATTTCTTCTATCGCAGGATGTAGTGCAATTGTCTTTCGAACAATTTTAGAAAAGAAACGTATTACATATGATACGTTTACAATCGAAACTGAAATTGGTAGAAGTGAAGCTTTATCGAAGCCAGTTGAAAGTGTTCATTTGCACTATAAAATTAAAGCAGAAAACATTACAGAAGAGCAGCTGGACAAGGCGCTGCAACTTGCAGTGAAAAATTGTACGATTGTTCAATCTGTAAAAGATAGTATAAAGGTTACGGAAACAATTGAACTAATAAAATGAAACATAAAAACGTGAGAATACGGCTCTCACGTTTTTATGTTTTTAATAAAGGGAGAAAGTATGATGGAATGTTTAGGTTGTAAATTAGCAAATGAAGAGGAAAAAATATATAAAATATATGAAGATGACTATGTAACATGTTTTTTAGATCATGAACCTTTCTATACAGGACATACTTTAATTGTGCCAAAGCAACATGTTGTAGAGGTAGACGAATTAGATGACGTTGCTCAATTATGGATGCTTCTAAGCTGATTGCAAAAGCGATTAAGGCATTATATAAACCTGACGGAATTACGATTTGTCAAAATGGTGGAATCTTTAATGAACTTACGCACTATCATATGCATGTTGTACCGAGATATAAAGAGCGTTCATTTGCTGAGTTTTATACGGTACAATCGGGAGAAAAGAAGAATCATAATTTGGAAGAAATAAAGACGTTGTTAAAAGAAGAGATAGAGCAAGTGTTGCTGACTGAAAAGGCATAAGAGGAATGTTCTTTATGAAACAGTCAGGAAAATTCGAATAAACAAAAGCCCGATTTCTTAGTTAAAATAGAGAAATTGGGCTTTTGTTTATTCTATTATTA
This DNA window, taken from Bacillus cereus ATCC 14579, encodes the following:
- a CDS encoding amino acid ABC transporter permease, with product MDFKGAITGDHILFLLKGLLITLEVALIAIVLSFIIGSVIGILRYTKIPVVSQVLGVIVEVIRNLPLLLIIFFTYFALPEAGLKLEIITAAIVALTIFEAAMISEIVRSGLLSIEKGQVEAARSSGLTYVQALWHIILPQALRRMVPPLVSQFISLLKDTSLAVVISLPELMHNAQIISGQNVNYMIPTFIVVACMYFIVNYSLSILSRRLELR
- the glnH gene encoding glutamine ABC transporter substrate-binding protein GlnH, whose product is MLKMKKLFTLIVFSCLFVLVVAGCGSKKDEAKETNTKQGGAVEQIKKRGKLVVGVKNDTNLFGLKNPSTGQVEGFDVDVAKALAKKILGDEKKLELKEVTSKTRIPLLKNGDIDAIIATMTITEERKKEVDFSDVYFKAGQSLLVKKGSEIKSIDDVKKGVKVLAVKGSTSTNNIRQKSPEATVLEFENYSEAFTALKAGKGDVLTTDNAILYGMAKQDSNYEVVGKIFTDEPYGIAVQKGADDLTKEINSLLKDMKENGEYDKLYEKWIGQKQEK
- a CDS encoding amino acid permease, yielding MQQPTNEKLHRTMKSRHLFMIALGGVIGTGFFLGSGYTINQAGPGGAILSYLVGGFIMYLTMLCLGELTVAMPVSGSFQKYATKFIGPGTGFMIGWLYWLGWAVTVGLELTSIGLMMKRWFPNVDVWVWCLVFGVILYASNAISAKSYAELEFWFSSIKVITILAFVVLGGSALLGFISYDGKEAAPLFSNFVSNGGLFPNGLAAVLLTMITVNFSFQGTELIGIAAGESENPEKTIPRAIRNTVWRIMLFFILTMTILVGLISWKEAGVIESPFVVVFDKIGIPYAADIMNFVIITALLSVANSGLYAATRILWSLANEGMAPTSFQKVNKRGIPITALVVTIAVAGLSLFTSFLAEDTVYMYLLSIAGLSAVSSWIIIALSQLRFRSQYIKGGGKLEDLKYRTPLYPIVPILALITNSIVVISLAFIPEQRMALYCGIPFIIFCYIYYYISKKRQKPMKVEMEKTNETNNQTR
- a CDS encoding amino acid ABC transporter permease; translated protein: MPDFSILTNNIDMYLEGFKYTVMSSVIALIGSFILGVILAVMRIAPIRILNWIGSAFVEFVRNIPLVLIAFIFYFALPVIGITLNGFVAGTVTLTVYTATFIAEVIRAGILSVAKGQMEAARSSGLTYVQAMYYVVLPQAVKIVVPPLGNQFLNLVKNSSILGIIAGADLMYQGDLISTKTFVTFDVYIFVGMFYLILTIPLSMLVRYLEKRLAKEAV
- a CDS encoding OsmC family protein; the protein is MKLTIKHDDIEADLSYGQLAIGKENGYSPLQLLISSIAGCSAIVFRTILEKKRITYDTFTIETEIGRSEALSKPVESVHLHYKIKAENITEEQLDKALQLAVKNCTIVQSVKDSIKVTETIELIK